A window of the Brachyspira suanatina genome harbors these coding sequences:
- a CDS encoding NAD(P)-dependent alcohol dehydrogenase produces MKGYAMLKIGESGWIEKERPACGPADAIVKPLAVAICTSDVHTLWEGAIGERHNMILGHEACGEVVEVGSLVKDFKPGDKVLVPAITPDWNSVEAQAGYSMHSGGMLAGWKFSNFKDGVFGEFFHVNDADGNLALLPSNIDPVDACMLSDMVPTGFHGAELADVQYGDSVLVIGIGPVGLMGVAGAALRGASRIIAVGTRPNCVEAAKKYGAEEFISYKNGTIDEQVLKMTNGKGVDKVIIAGGGVETFAEAVRSLKPGGKIGNVNYLGKGDYIQIPRAEWGVGMGHKAILGGLMPGGRLRMEKLGALVASGKLNVHHLVSHVFEGWENLEKALFMMRDKPADLIKPVVRIEK; encoded by the coding sequence ATGAAAGGATATGCTATGTTAAAAATAGGTGAATCAGGTTGGATTGAGAAAGAAAGACCTGCTTGCGGTCCTGCTGATGCTATTGTGAAACCTCTTGCTGTTGCTATATGTACTTCTGATGTACATACATTATGGGAAGGTGCTATAGGTGAAAGACATAATATGATTTTAGGTCATGAAGCTTGTGGTGAGGTTGTAGAAGTTGGAAGTTTAGTAAAAGACTTTAAACCTGGAGATAAAGTTTTAGTTCCTGCTATTACTCCTGATTGGAATAGTGTAGAAGCTCAGGCTGGATATTCTATGCACTCAGGCGGTATGCTTGCCGGATGGAAATTCTCTAACTTTAAAGATGGTGTATTTGGAGAATTCTTCCATGTTAATGATGCTGATGGTAACTTGGCTCTTTTACCTAGCAATATTGATCCTGTAGATGCTTGTATGCTTTCTGATATGGTGCCTACTGGTTTCCATGGTGCTGAGTTAGCTGATGTACAATATGGAGATAGTGTACTTGTTATTGGTATTGGACCTGTTGGTCTTATGGGAGTTGCTGGCGCTGCTTTAAGAGGAGCTTCAAGAATTATTGCTGTTGGTACTAGACCTAATTGTGTTGAAGCTGCTAAAAAATATGGTGCTGAAGAGTTCATTAGCTATAAAAATGGAACTATTGATGAGCAAGTTTTGAAAATGACTAATGGTAAAGGTGTTGATAAAGTTATTATTGCTGGCGGCGGTGTTGAAACTTTTGCTGAAGCAGTTCGTTCTTTAAAACCAGGCGGTAAAATCGGAAATGTTAACTATTTAGGTAAAGGTGATTATATACAAATTCCTAGAGCTGAATGGGGTGTTGGTATGGGGCATAAAGCTATACTTGGCGGACTTATGCCTGGCGGAAGACTAAGAATGGAAAAACTTGGTGCATTAGTAGCTTCTGGAAAATTAAATGTTCATCATTTAGTTTCTCATGTATTTGAGGGTTGGGAAAATCTTGAAAAGGCTTTATTTATGATGAGAGATAAACCTGCTGATTTAATTAAACCTGTAGTAAGAATTGAGAAATAA
- a CDS encoding thymidine kinase, whose amino-acid sequence MNHLITGPMFAGKSKYLIKTLDYLLLENKNIKILFIYPAISFRGYFCRDKNVYLDKRIDIITEEEIENNIGKDIENIYNYIARYDIVGIDEFCFLNDTSIFIKLIKTCTQRNCKTNFCIASLDMDYKRNYWESVSALIEEDLIDIHTKVFGKCDCGRKGIYSKRIVKDVDRVVIGDDIYKCVCRYCYEGEDEVKFDL is encoded by the coding sequence ATGAATCATTTAATTACCGGACCTATGTTCGCAGGAAAATCAAAATATCTAATTAAAACTTTAGATTATCTTTTACTTGAAAATAAAAATATAAAAATATTATTCATATATCCAGCAATTTCTTTTAGAGGATATTTTTGCCGTGATAAAAATGTTTATTTAGATAAAAGAATAGATATAATCACTGAAGAAGAAATTGAAAATAATATTGGAAAAGATATAGAAAATATTTATAATTATATTGCAAGATATGATATTGTAGGAATAGATGAATTTTGTTTTTTAAATGATACTTCCATTTTTATAAAACTCATAAAAACATGCACTCAAAGAAACTGCAAAACCAATTTTTGTATAGCTTCTCTTGATATGGACTATAAAAGAAATTATTGGGAAAGTGTATCGGCATTAATAGAAGAAGATTTGATTGATATACATACAAAAGTTTTCGGTAAATGCGACTGTGGAAGAAAGGGAATATATTCAAAGAGAATAGTTAAAGATGTTGACAGAGTTGTAATAGGAGATGATATATATAAATGCGTGTGCAGATATTGTTATGAAGGCGAAGATGAAGTAAAATTTGATTTATAA
- a CDS encoding HTH domain-containing protein — MTYYDAAKKVLEQSDVPMKVDEIWEKACELGYDKEIKETGKKKNSDYQMSKTPTYSLSSSIYTDIKYNPDTTIFVKVGKGKFFLKDKINNSNQNIINEIDNLSEEEETEDIIENTITNKKILEEDLHAPLTKYLYSMRIYSKTINSTNTGLKGKMKWSNPDMVSVTFKDYINKSVLQLFNHINLPTTELYAYELKLKLTLGTLTKYYFQALSNSGWANEAWLVAMEIDENDRYLMEEIKILNQSFGVGIIKLNYDNPEDSEILFSAKKRNYLDIDTMNKLYNNNKDFQHFINDVNEILEAKDKSKNHIISSLINSGRFNNPH; from the coding sequence ATGACATATTATGATGCAGCTAAAAAAGTTTTAGAGCAAAGCGATGTTCCCATGAAAGTTGATGAAATATGGGAGAAGGCTTGCGAATTAGGTTATGATAAAGAAATAAAAGAAACTGGTAAGAAAAAAAATTCTGATTATCAAATGAGTAAAACTCCAACTTATAGTTTAAGCTCTAGTATTTATACAGATATAAAATATAATCCAGATACTACAATATTTGTTAAAGTTGGTAAAGGTAAATTTTTCCTAAAAGATAAAATAAATAATTCAAATCAAAATATAATAAATGAAATTGATAATTTAAGTGAAGAAGAAGAAACAGAAGATATTATTGAAAATACAATTACAAATAAAAAAATATTAGAAGAAGATTTGCATGCACCTCTTACAAAATATTTATATTCGATGAGAATATACTCTAAAACAATAAATTCTACTAATACGGGTTTAAAAGGAAAAATGAAATGGAGTAATCCAGATATGGTGTCTGTTACTTTTAAAGATTATATTAATAAATCAGTTTTGCAATTATTCAATCATATAAATTTACCAACTACAGAGCTTTATGCTTATGAATTAAAATTAAAACTTACACTTGGAACTTTAACAAAATATTATTTTCAAGCATTATCAAATTCAGGCTGGGCTAATGAGGCTTGGCTGGTTGCTATGGAAATAGATGAAAATGATAGATACTTAATGGAAGAAATAAAAATATTAAATCAGTCTTTCGGTGTTGGAATAATAAAATTAAATTATGATAATCCTGAAGATTCAGAAATACTATTTTCAGCTAAAAAAAGAAATTATTTGGATATAGACACTATGAATAAACTTTATAATAATAATAAAGATTTTCAACATTTTATTAATGATGTTAATGAAATATTAGAAGCTAAAGATAAATCCAAAAATCATATAATATCAAGTTTGATAAATAGCGGGAGATTCAATAATCCTCATTAA
- a CDS encoding peptidase U32 family protein yields the protein MENKLNIKTQNKKIELLAPVGDERGLKAAVNAGADAVYFGTKSFNARVGAAENFDEKALEENIKFAKLRNVNVYITVNTLVYNDEIDKVLPLIKTVSDFGADAIIVQDLGIIDIVRNNLNIAMHASTQMSCNNLDSVKLLKSIGIDRVVLAREMSLENIKYIRDNTDMELETFVHGALCVSFSGQCAYSYLHGGRSANRGACAQPCRMEYTGGKTDYPLSTKDLMTIDIIPNLLESGITSFKIEGRAKRSEYVAVATSIYRHAIDLALENKDIPTQKYREDLMKIFNRGGFSQGYYYNSKDIFENYKPSHDGEYIGEVTAYKKNKIYIKAEKELNVYDGLSFGDSGKVGMQISDLYKDNVRVKRAKGNLSFSAVLKNVNIGDEVYRTTDKLQMDEADKIIESDHFKHLLDLNCIIGFNNEKIKLIVNSKYDERLNNIEYISDYTVQEAKTKATTKEDIFNSLSKTGGTVFEFENINIEENFKNPFIPVKILNEARRCIIEKLESILMQSKKINYNKDCEKNINYPNTDIKVLIANSEEKINLYSDIHYDKKILFPNVYDENIIKLFEAKKIDGILLPHVTFDKDIEVIKSIVEKTNNMIVICNNLGHIEALKGKAILWAGIGLNAINNYSVNLLYKLGIDTVISAIEAGKNLKHTLSVKEGFIPAMNFAFCPKSMSVGCSKCKEEDIIDHRGNTVIFDCVRMHNKTSFILEKIKNKNGNIYYSIY from the coding sequence ATGGAAAACAAATTGAATATAAAAACACAAAACAAAAAAATAGAACTGCTCGCACCTGTAGGAGATGAAAGAGGATTAAAGGCCGCTGTTAATGCTGGAGCTGATGCTGTATATTTCGGTACTAAAAGTTTTAATGCTAGGGTAGGGGCAGCTGAAAACTTCGATGAAAAGGCACTTGAAGAAAATATAAAATTCGCAAAATTAAGAAATGTTAATGTTTATATTACAGTTAATACTTTAGTTTATAATGATGAAATTGATAAAGTGCTTCCATTAATAAAAACTGTTTCTGATTTTGGAGCTGATGCTATTATCGTTCAGGACTTAGGTATTATTGATATTGTTAGAAATAATTTAAATATTGCTATGCATGCAAGCACACAGATGTCTTGTAATAATTTAGACAGTGTAAAACTTCTTAAAAGTATTGGTATTGATAGGGTAGTGTTGGCACGTGAAATGAGTTTAGAGAATATAAAATATATCAGAGATAATACGGATATGGAACTTGAAACTTTTGTGCATGGAGCTTTATGCGTAAGTTTTTCAGGTCAATGTGCTTATTCTTATTTGCATGGAGGAAGAAGTGCAAACCGCGGAGCCTGTGCTCAGCCTTGCAGAATGGAATACACTGGAGGGAAAACGGATTATCCTTTGAGTACAAAAGATTTAATGACTATTGATATAATTCCGAACTTACTCGAAAGCGGAATAACTTCATTTAAAATAGAAGGGCGTGCTAAAAGAAGCGAATATGTTGCAGTTGCCACTTCAATATATAGGCATGCTATTGATTTGGCTTTAGAAAATAAAGATATACCTACCCAAAAATACAGAGAAGATTTAATGAAAATTTTTAATAGAGGTGGATTTTCTCAAGGTTATTATTATAATTCAAAAGATATATTTGAAAATTATAAGCCTAGCCATGACGGTGAATATATAGGAGAAGTTACTGCATACAAGAAAAATAAAATATATATAAAAGCAGAAAAAGAATTAAATGTTTATGATGGGTTATCATTTGGAGATAGCGGAAAAGTTGGAATGCAGATTTCTGATTTATATAAAGATAATGTAAGAGTAAAAAGAGCGAAAGGAAATTTAAGTTTTTCAGCTGTTTTAAAAAATGTAAATATTGGTGATGAAGTTTATAGAACCACTGATAAATTACAAATGGACGAAGCAGATAAAATAATTGAAAGCGATCATTTTAAACATTTGCTCGATTTAAATTGTATAATTGGATTCAATAATGAAAAAATAAAATTAATAGTCAACAGTAAATATGATGAAAGACTAAACAATATAGAATATATAAGCGATTATACAGTTCAGGAAGCTAAAACTAAAGCAACAACCAAAGAAGATATTTTTAATTCTCTTTCAAAAACTGGCGGAACTGTATTTGAATTTGAAAATATTAATATAGAGGAAAATTTTAAAAATCCTTTTATACCAGTAAAAATTTTAAATGAAGCTAGAAGATGCATAATTGAAAAACTTGAAAGTATTTTAATGCAGTCTAAAAAAATTAATTATAATAAAGATTGTGAAAAAAATATTAATTATCCAAACACTGATATAAAAGTTTTAATCGCAAACAGTGAAGAGAAAATTAATTTATATTCTGATATTCATTATGATAAAAAAATATTATTTCCAAATGTTTATGATGAAAATATAATTAAGCTTTTTGAGGCTAAAAAAATAGACGGTATACTTCTACCTCATGTAACATTTGATAAAGATATTGAGGTTATAAAAAGCATAGTAGAAAAAACAAATAACATGATAGTAATATGCAATAACTTGGGACATATTGAAGCATTAAAAGGAAAAGCTATATTATGGGCAGGAATTGGTCTTAATGCGATTAATAATTACAGTGTGAATCTTTTATACAAATTAGGAATTGATACTGTTATATCGGCTATAGAAGCAGGTAAAAATTTAAAACATACTTTAT